GCATTTAATTGCTGCTTCGGTTACGTTTCAACAAATCTACTTACCAGGCACTGATTTATGTTTGACAGTACGGAATGGCTCCGCAGTGATCCAAGAAGAACAGCAGTAGGACTGGACTTGGATGTGGAGGCACTTCATTGGTGCATGGAAAACAACATACCTAAAGTTGGGGCTGATGGCTTTTCTAGAATATCCCTCTATCATGGGAATGTCCTACAACCTCTTCAGTCTAAACTTGTGAAAATGGATCCGCAGGAGCAGTTAAGGAACACTTCACTGACTGAGGATGCTGCGAATTTGCAGGCTGGTTTGCTGGAATCTGACCTTCAAACAGGATCTGCTTCCGAAGATGCTGAGTCAAACAAGAGAGGCTTTCCACCTAGAAGAGATATTGTGTGTGCTTTTAACTACAGCTGCTGCTGTCTTCATAAACGAGCAGATCTGGTTTTGTATTTCAAGCATGCTCACGATGCCTTGTCTGCTAAAGGTGGAATCTTTGTCATGGATTTGTATGGGGGTACATCTTCAGAGAACAAGCTGAGGCTTCAGAGGAGATTTCCTAATTTCACGGTACAAATTTCTTGATATAAACTTGTTTTGAGGAGCTATAACCATTTAACCTATTGGGCAAGACTATTGAGGTTTTTGCAATGAATGTCATCATATATGCAATTAGTGCATGAAAGTATGTATATTACAATTATTATTGGATTTCTGCTTTGACTATCAAATAATAAAGTTAGCAACCAATGTGCAGTATGTCTGGGAGCAAGCTGAATTTGACATCATTCAGCGTAAAACAAGGATTAGCCTCCATTTTCATCTGAATAAGCAACAAAGAAAACTTCGCCATGCATTTTCGTACAGCTGGAGGCTGTaagttgttttcttttttaattttttctcaaGTTCATTGAGGAAAATTGTTAATATTGAGATCCGTAGATCAAAATTTGTATgtcaatatttatattttatatttctgaAATTCTAACAAAAGAGTGGTGTGCTTCAGGTGGACATTGCCTGAGGTCAAGGATTGCTTGGAAGAAGCTGGATTTCGATATGTTCACTTTTGGATAAGAGAGATGCCTGACACCACAGAAATTGTAAGAACAGAGGGACTTGGTGCTGGGAAGGATATAAAATATGAAGAGGCAACCAATTTTCAGCAACAAGATTCTTGGAATGCTTACATAGTTGGTGTTGCATAGCTTCATCTTAAAAGATTTAGTTTCTGATGTATGGATTTTGTCATAAATGAGACAGGTATGGCGTGTAGTCAGTTTCATTGCTTGTAACCTTTAGTTTATTTGGTATCcgatttagctcaaaattatgAAGCGTAACAAACAATTTCTATGTTACAAGTTACAACACTATCAAAGTTCGTGTGAAATTTCATCACTTTATGGATCTCTTGCCTTCAGGgtaatttcttgatttaatgtATATCAATCGTGAGAAAAAAACTGACCACCAAAACTAATAATAAGACAAAGTCTATGTATTCTAATACATGTTGGAAATTGCAGATGGTACATCTTTTTACTCAACATTAGCAAAATTTCAGTAAAACATCGAGTTCAACGATAGCCCTAGAAAGAAAGAATTAACTGAGACTAAAGATATACCCTTTCTTGTGGTCCATATAATATCTCAACTACTGCAGCATGTACACTAGACATAAAATTGCCTCTCATAGCAGTGATGTGTTTACATAAAAGAAAAACTGAATCTTCAAGAAAAGGTTCTTGCAGTCAATTAGACGGTTTTGAAAGTACTTTCTTGATAGCACTAGAATATGTCTGGTGTTGATATTGGAGGGTATCATCCAAGAGCTTATCAAGAGGTGTCTTCGGCTTCCAACCTAATGAATCCcaaaaaaatacacattaaGATGAAGGTtgaaattctgaagaaaaatagcaTAGGATGAATAGAAATCATTGAATACCAAGCTGCCTGGTGATGATTGTCATGTCAGGAATGCGCCTATCACTGTCGTCATAGCCTTTACCATAGAATTCCTCTGAGCTCACATCCAGAGTTGATAGGCTAGAAGAAGGTACACCGGCCACCTTTGCATAAACCTTCGCCCGGAAATACAAAAATGAGCAAAAGCTTTTATTTCCTTAGACAGGAATAAACTAACTAATGCATGTGTTAAAACTCACCTGTATCATAAGCTCAGCTAGTTCCTTCACGGATACTTCATTATCTGGGTTTCCCACATTGAATATCTGTCCGTTTGCTCTTTCAGGATTATCCTGTGACAAGTTGACATTACACATTATCTGAAGCTCATGGCAACTCATAAAGTCGGGTTGAGATTTACTCCTGAGCTTACAATCATTAACAGAACAGCCTCAATAGCATCCTTGATGTAGAGAAAGGTTCGCTGTGATCTTCCGCCATCAACAAGTTTGAGTGGCTCACCACGAAGGAGGTTCTGGAAGAAGTTTTAAGAAAATCAGATGTGTATCAAAATCATGAAAGACATTTACTAGAAAcagaaccaggtagctgatgTTACATTACTGAAGCAAGCTAGAACTCTGGGGACACCATCACATGGTCCATCCACACCAGGAATGAAGTCCATTCTTGGGCCAATCCAGTTGTAGGGTCTCACAATTGTGAACTTGAGGCCATTCTCCGCATGCTCAGCTATAGTTTTGCACAGCAATATAATTAAGTTaacaaaggaaataaaatctaattatagcttatcataaaagagaaaaagtagATTCTTTACCATATATTAGCCTATCGGTCATTTGCTTTGCACAGGCATAAGACCATCTCTGCTTCTCTACTGGACCAAATATACAAGGACTGACGTCTTCCTTTAGCATATAGTATTTAGGATCCTGCAGCATGAAAAAAAGTAAGGGTAAAATACATGGGTACCAGCGTCATATAACCTAAATCCTCGTGGAAGATTAGTGTATAAATTTTACAAATAGAAAGGTGCTATTAGGGGTagtaaatgaaaacaaagaagtgTCCTAATTGAACAACATCAATTTCTGGCATTCATCATTATGAAGATGGATTGGTTACCTTGCGAAACTCTTCAGGGAGAAAGCTACCTATGGTTTTGCCATAAACCTCGCAGGTAGAGAAATGGATTAAACGCTTGTTGTTCTCAGTACAATACTTAATCTGCATTACATGAAGAATTAGCGTGTTTAGGTTATTCAAGATAAGGCAATTGAAGAAAGATGTACTCACCACTGGAATAGCATCGATGAAATTGCTGAAGATGGTATCCAAGGGGCGCGTGTTGTAATCGGCGGGAGTGCAAATTGCGGCAAGGTTGATTGTCtacaaaaggaaaaacaatgaTCAAAACGTGGCATTGCTTCTTCTTTTGATGTGATCTTGTGTTGTGTGAAATACAAGTGGAAATTACGAGATCGGAAGCTTTGATGAGGGTTTCGAGGCGCGAATCGTTCTTGATGTTCATGTGGTGGAACTCAATGCGGCTGGACCACGGGTTCGACTCCCTCAACAGGTGGTTGATCTTCTCGGAGGAGACGTCCACCACCACCGCCTTGTGTGACGTCTCTGCCATCAGCTTCTCGCACAGATGAGATCCGATGAACCCTCCTCCCCCGATCATGCATATTGACATCGCCGCCACTGGCTTTCCGTCCAGGTCCACTCGCTGCGCCATTAGTTTGAATTTTTCTGCgcgtgtgtgtgagagagagagagaggggaaagagaggaaaggaagagaagagaagagggtgTGGCAGTTATAACTGGTTTTCGAAAGAGGGGAAGAACAGAGAAAGCGGTTGCAATCTCGTAATTTTACAGTTATTGTTCCGCGCTTTGGCGGGCAAGCGTTCAACTTGTTTCCTATTTGATATACCACTTTAaccaaataaatatattattttgaagGTAAATCAATTTAGTCAAAGTGATGgtgattttataataaaataactatcattgatcatattatttaaaatacttaAACTTTATATTAACTATCTGCAAAATAATCGTTAAATGCAAGTGTatctcaaaatatatatatccacTTAAATTCTTGATTTATTTAGAAACAAAACTTTTTTCTTATTGTTGAATCGATAAAGGAAACCAAAAACAAACTATTAGCTCGGGTATTTGCCATTTATGCGTATTGAGGGTTGTTTAGTTCCCGTCCGTTTGGTTTAGTTTTTGTTTCATGATTATCTATTATTAGGTCCAGTTAGTTGCTTACCCAAACCTTTGGCTATTTCCTTTCCAATTTCTTCATTTGCGCACAACAAGTTGGCCTTTTAAAATCTCAGATTTTCCATCCCCACCTCCCACGCCCAAAGTGGAAAGGAAAATCcaagattttacaaattgattGATTTCTCTCTCCCTTTTCCCTTCCCCCCCGGTCGAGATCAGAAAGAAACAGCTCTTTCTTTGATGGCGGAAGAACACAGGTGCCAAGCTCCACGCCTCTGCGTAAATAATTGTGGATTCTTTGGAAGCCCGACCACAAACGGCCTCTGCTCCAAGTGCTATCGCAATCTCCAGCTTAAGGAGCAGCAGTCTTCCTCTGCCAAATTGGTCCTCAACCAAACCCTGCAGGTTCCTCCGGCAGCAGAACCTATTTCTACTCCTTCagcatcaacatcatcatcttgTACGGAGGAGGTTGATCGTCCTTGCAGCGCAGCAGTGATGGAGGAGAAGGTGGCAGCGAATCGGTGTGCAAGATGCAGGAGGCGTGTGGGGCTTACGGGGTTCAAGTGCAGGTGTGGGTTGACGTTGTGTGGGTCCCATCGGCACCCAGAACAACACTCATGCCACTTCGATTTCAAGGGATTCGGGAGGGAGCAAATCGCAAAGGCAAACCCTCTAATCAAGGCCGACAAGCTTAATAAGATTTGAATCTTATATGCTGTGACTCATTATTCTGTAAATTAAACTTAATATAACAAACTATCCCTCCATTcaaatattcttttcttttttattttcttaaatactTGCCACCCTCCACCTTccttttcaaattaatttacatttctttagTTTAAATTGTCAATATAAGTAACTAAGTTTATATACATGTAGCATGGCTATAATTAATTCAACcataatatatattaacaaCACTTATAAAATATGTTTATATCTTTTTGCATAATCTGTTTTTTGCTATTACGATTTACATGTTATGTATATTCATTTGTAATCTACGAATGCATGTAGGATTTTATATGAGAATTTGTAAAATTCTGTTcgctatagcaaattatataaaataggCATAGGAACAAAAGGTaacgaatttaaaaatattgcatttatataattttaatttctatttattcTAAATATGTGAATTGCTCTCATTTGTATAATCTATATAATTCAAATCCTTAATCAACTATATCTAGTCATCTACAGTGGTTGCACGTGACTTGATCACTATAGTATTTATTGTCTTGGAACTTCTGTTATTTATGTTGACGATACGCATGACATCAAGCGAGCAATTTAAAGACCAGGACTAGTACCAATTACCCAAAGAGATTGGCATTAAGAATTTTCTAGTGAAGCCTGTGGTATGAATGTATGATACCCTGGAACACCTAGAAAGTTTTGATAACATtattgttacggtgggtaaccggagattgacTGAATGGATGGCGTTGGTTGGCCCAAATGTGTGAAGGAGGAGGTATCCGTAGGAGTATACGGCTCGGGagactccgtccgacttgtgttcgtgagtgaatggggggtggtacctgcaaagacactccgatgcctaagttagcaaggatgtgagcaggtctagagagtattgggcttagagatacctgaggggtgtcagtgtatttatagtggtgagccaataaccaccgttggagtagtgtcgtatctttagggtgttaaccgccccattatcttggggaggttaagatatggctttatgaagtggttagagagattttaggggcggttactcatttgaatgagtgtttatctgccagctaatctcacgtccgacttctttagagcaagtcgtggttgataccgacttcttatgcggagatcggtacttagctaggcttaacccttcagattaggccttttatttggacctgggcctttgtcattgggccagggtatgaacagtgcccctacttgagcccaaaGTCTCTTTAGAGCTTGGGTTCAAGTATATGCCCCTTAgcatgtttataaatactttccctctctttcatttttccgtttctgcaatctttcaaacttctTCTTTCCTTGCTCGTGCTGCCTTCTTGTGCTCGAAGATTTCTGCTTTTTCCAACCTTCACCTTTTGGATAAAGGTTAGCTTTACTTCTTTCACGTCATGCCTTATGTTTGCATGCTTTGTTTTGTGGGTGGATAGGTTGGTCTGTAGGTTTTGGCTTCGTATCCCCTCTCTTTAGGGACcgtgttttttgattttctttttccttttcctttttgtaggtTTCTGTCACcttttatataaagaaaaaatggcttctgtagatgttctttctcagtgggttgATGTCACGGTCCTTGGGGAGGAACCCTTGGTCGACGCTGAGTTTATCACTCATCTTCGTACTCATCACAGGCTTTGTACTTCAGAGGAGGACGAGCCAAAATATGAGTTGATAACCCCGGGTCcggaagaccgggtttgttttgggagagtcaatgaggcggcccctcattttttctttatgtatgaatgtatgatcacccgtttgggtgtttttcttccttttttagattttgaaatatctgttttgcaccactgtcgagttgcccctactcaacttcaccccaattcttggggttttctgaAGATTTATCAATTTGTTAGTCACGATTTGGActttccgacctctttgaggattttcttctttctttttcatatgactaagccctttagtgggctaaacaacaaacagcaatgggtatccttccgagccatacaaggtcggaggattttcaccctttttgacgaatccttccatgacttcaaaaactattttttcaaagtgcaagctgtagagggtcaccacccctttttcctggatgaGCATTCTTCCCCTCGCTTTCCCCTTTATTGGCTGGAGGCCTCCCCTTGTGAAAAGTATGGTCTAGATGACCTGGacgaggtggaggcggccattgtggggtttttccgagaagcgtgggggagggccccatacttGGACACTAGGAAAATCCTCCAGGGGACGCCGACCTTTGTTCGGTCGCAATTAGGTAGTGAATGCATTTTCCTATTTCCGACTTGTTTCTGTCGACTTAAGGTTTGCCGACTTGtgaattttgataattatttcTTTTGTAGATATGGCAAGGAAGAATGCTCAGGAATCTTACCAGAGAGTTCAGGAGGCTAAGGCAAAGTCTCGGGCCAGGGCCGGTGGTGCCAGGACAAtcgtctctcctcctcctcctcctcctcctcctcctcagaaCGTGGGGACTCCCTCTCAGCCcattgtgatttcttcttcCAGCTTGTCCCGACCACTTTCTTCTGCCCGACTTCTTCctgagccagagaagaagaagcgtaagactttagagtctggctcttcttttgatggtggggttaaggcggatgctcttgcattcgtccgaaagaacatctatcctcatataagtatggatgatgtttctgttcggAACCACCTCACCATCCTGGCTGAGGAGAGTTTTCGGGTGGCGGGTGTGTGTGGCAAGCTTTTGGATATCTTCGAGAAGACTCCCCTCAGCTCTTTGGGGGCAACCTCGAAGGTTGAAGAGTTGGAGGGGAGGCTTCTTGCTTACCAGGATcatgagagggagttgaaggaggagagagataaaTTGAGGGAGGAGAGAGATAGCATCCGGGAGAAGGAGAGCAAACTGCGGGCCCAATGTACTATGGAGGCGAACTTGAGGAAGACAGCACAAGATAGTTACCAGAGTTTATTTCAGGATCTTGTGTTTGTGAGGAAGGATTTGCTGAATTCTCGGAATGCATACGCCGAGTTGGAGAACTCTATTGCTGATGGtgccgaggagtcttggagaattttcctggagcaagtcagagttattgctcccgacttggatctttctcctttacatcctgaTAAAGTCGTTATTGACGGTGCTATCGTGGATCCTCCTGTCCCCGTGGTTGTTTCCGAGTCAGAATTGAAGACTCGGGGTCAGAGGATTATTGAGTCCCCTCCTCGTCCTGAAGATGCTCCGAGCTCTTCTGTTGTTCCTCCGACTTCCTCTTCAGCCTCTCTTCCTGGTCCCGGTGGCGCTCCTCCTGAATCTGGTGGTGGTGATCCTTCTACTTCTCTGAAAAAATGAttttatggctatatgggggctcggcctgtgagtctccccttttttaaactcatttataTGTTGTTTTGTGATGTTTGAACAATTTTctttggccttttaaggccgtaaacaaaatatttcagTGAGTACCCTTTTTTGAATAAGGGTTtagattaacaaaataaatgcccttttttggataagggttttaaGTTACCTTATGCATGCATGCTTTTCGATATTTTAACACCCTTATGATCTTTCTCTGAAAACCTTTTCTATTGGCTTGTCTTTGTTTTTCCGAGCCTTTTTGTTTAAGGGCTTTTATGCAGCCTTTAAACTTTTCTCAggtttttcaatctctttttgctatcctttatactcaactttgctttagtgagtttttatgacttaggttatttttgtgatgcgtTTTTCATCTACTCGGAATATTTTCGAGTTTGTTTTACTCGGGTTCTCATTTCGACTTAGGAGTCGGATTGTTCCCGAGTTTTTCACGATCAACTCATACAACCTCTTtacgccgacttgtacctcgtcgttttatcctgacgaccatctaggccggttcatgggattttcacgttttgtcgagcttaagtcggcgcgtttcgtagaaagacttagaaaaataaagaaggatattataagagatattgtaaaggaaaaagatctttattaattggggaggtaccttcttgctactaagggttttgaTAGCCtatttcccttagcctctactatgatgcctcgttaaaaacccttctccagaaaaaacccttttgggaaaaaatcatgaagttgggaaaagagtacatcagggagtagagttcgcttttaactgtagtaccttttcatattacaagcatgccactaCCTTGGTAGCTCAGCGCCGTtcaggtcggttactttataTTAACCTTTCCCTAAcacttccttgattttgtatggtcccttccaatttgcggcgagctttccttctcctgatttgttgactccaatgtcgtttctgattaggACCAAGTCATCCGGggcaaatgttcttcgaatgactttcttgttgtacttggtagtcatcctttgtttcaatgccgcttctcttatctgggcatcttctcggacttcggggagcaagtcgagctcctctttgtgtccCCGTACATTTCCGACCTCGTCATGTagaattacccttgggctttgctcattgatttctattggaatcatgaCTTCTATACCATAGACTAGTCGGAAaggtgtttctcctgtggcggattgggggttgtcctataagcccataacacctgagggagctcttcagcccaagctccctttgcttcctgTAGTCTTTTCTTTAGTCCTGCCAGTATAAttttgttggctgcctcggcttgcccattggcctgtgggtgttctaccgaggtgaactgatgtttAATTTGCATACTGGCTACTAAGCTTCGGAAGGTAGCGTCGGTGGATTGGGTTCCATTATCCgtagtaatggaataaggtatcccataTCTNNNNNNNNNNNNNNNNNNNNNNNNNNNNNNNNNNNNNNNNNNNNNNNNNNNNNNNNNNNNNNNNNNNNNNNNNNNNNNNNNNNNNNNNNNNNNNNNNNNNNNNNNNNNNNNNNNNNNNNNNNNNNNNNNNNNtatccactttgtgaagtagtctattcccacgatcaagtatttgacttgtcctggcgcttggggaaaaggacctaacaaatccattccccattttgcaaaaggccatggagaagtgatactaatgagctcttctgggggagccacgtggaaatttgcatgcatctggcacggttgacactttttcacaaattctgtggcatctttttgcaaggtcggccagtagaatccagctcggattactttTCTGGCTAGTGatcttgctccgagatgatttccgcagatcccgctatgtacttcctccaatacctcggtggttcttgaggtcggtacgcattttaacaatggtgttgatatccctcttctgtagaggacatttctcaccaaggtgtaatgctgtgcttcccttcggatctttttagcttctttctcctccttagggaggatgtcgaatttcaagtattcgactaagggattcatccatccgaggtttaaaccgactacctcaagtacttcttgcttatcttctgtttttgctaccgagggctcttggagggtttcttgaatcaggcttctgttgtttcctcctggtttggtacttgctaacttggatagggcatcCGCTCTGCTgtttagatcccgagttatgtgtttgacctcggtttctgcaaagcgcCCAAGGTGTTCCAAAGTTTTTTCCAAATACCTCTTCATAttagggtcctttgcctgatattctccacttatttgggaggtcaccacctgtgagtcgctgtatatcatcacttttgtagcaccgacttcttctgccaatTTTAGTCCGGCTAtaaaggcttcatattctgcctgattatttaaagccggaaattcaaattttaaggaaacctctatttgggttcctctttcatctactaatattatgcctgcgccgcttcccgttttgttggaggatccgtctacatagagttcccatgtagtcggcTTTTCCTCTTGGTCCCCTGCGTATTCTGCCACGAAGTCGGCaaggcattggg
The genomic region above belongs to Arachis duranensis cultivar V14167 chromosome 3, aradu.V14167.gnm2.J7QH, whole genome shotgun sequence and contains:
- the LOC107476486 gene encoding UDP-D-apiose/UDP-D-xylose synthase 2-like, giving the protein MAQRVDLDGKPVAAMSICMIGGGGFIGSHLCEKLMAETSHKAVVVDVSSEKINHLLRESNPWSSRIEFHHMNIKNDSRLETLIKASDLTINLAAICTPADYNTRPLDTIFSNFIDAIPVIKYCTENNKRLIHFSTCEVYGKTIGSFLPEEFRKDPKYYMLKEDVSPCIFGPVEKQRWSYACAKQMTDRLIYAEHAENGLKFTIVRPYNWIGPRMDFIPGVDGPCDGVPRVLACFSNNLLRGEPLKLVDGGRSQRTFLYIKDAIEAVLLMIDNPERANGQIFNVGNPDNEVSVKELAELMIQVYAKVAGVPSSSLSTLDVSSEEFYGKGYDDSDRRIPDMTIITRQLGWKPKTPLDKLLDDTLQYQHQTYSSAIKKVLSKPSN
- the LOC107476485 gene encoding uncharacterized protein LOC107476485; its protein translation is MEGKRVVKSGWKDEGGHRCLDWYGGGSPPKGSAFLWCTERKREGQKLPSKEGLNTKGIEQKQKHQRGLARGAFYYLQDQSEIDDTPRLPPADEVEEADDENHSEEEEEEEERMKNHEHLSDDMPSKFHLYQQSVQSPKGDISYMQKFFLMYVGGRMPLHLQEDFCGTALLSTEWLRSDPRRTAVGLDLDVEALHWCMENNIPKVGADGFSRISLYHGNVLQPLQSKLVKMDPQEQLRNTSLTEDAANLQAGLLESDLQTGSASEDAESNKRGFPPRRDIVCAFNYSCCCLHKRADLVLYFKHAHDALSAKGGIFVMDLYGGTSSENKLRLQRRFPNFTYVWEQAEFDIIQRKTRISLHFHLNKQQRKLRHAFSYSWRLWTLPEVKDCLEEAGFRYVHFWIREMPDTTEIVRTEGLGAGKDIKYEEATNFQQQDSWNAYIVGVA
- the LOC107476404 gene encoding zinc finger A20 and AN1 domain-containing stress-associated protein 3, encoding MAEEHRCQAPRLCVNNCGFFGSPTTNGLCSKCYRNLQLKEQQSSSAKLVLNQTLQVPPAAEPISTPSASTSSSCTEEVDRPCSAAVMEEKVAANRCARCRRRVGLTGFKCRCGLTLCGSHRHPEQHSCHFDFKGFGREQIAKANPLIKADKLNKI